The Ensifer canadensis genomic sequence TGGGAGAATAATGAGCGTACCAGGCGACGGCAACAGCGCTGCCAGAGCCCGTTCGCGCGCGGCTTGACCGGTTAAAAGCCTCGTCTCGGAGGATCAGCATCGCGACGGCCAACGGCCGGGATCCGGGAGGCCTAGGCCCGGCAAGCCGCTCCGTTTGATTGAGGGATCGCAGACCACGAGGTTTTCGAGACCTCGCCCCTGACTTCCCCGCTCTGACCCGCGACCGAGCAATTTCGATGATGTCGTCCCGGGCCGCGGTTGGATCGTCCTTACTCCAGGCGACCCCAAGACCGATCCGGAAGTCGATACCCCTCACCTTCCTGAGCTCGAAATTGCGGTTGGGAAGATCCAGCGTCCATTCCGGCGCAAAGCCGATGCCAAGACCGGCCGAGACCAGTGACACCACCGAGAAGGTGTCGTCGCAGGTATAGGCGACGCTCTTTGCAAGATCGTGCGCCTCGAACTTTTCAGCAAAGCAGCGCTCGGTGAACGACAGGTTCTGACGCGAGAACGAGATGATCTTCTCGCCCTTCAGATCCTCGATGCAGATCTCGCTTCTGGCCAACGGCACGACATAGGGTCACGTACGGACCAGGCTTCTCGTCGGTGCACGCATCGGCGTTCGGTCCTCAACCATCGAATTGATCGAGAAGTCAGAAGCGGTAGGGGCGATCCAACTCAACACGCCGCGCCGCGCCGCCGAGGCCGCAGATTGCACCCCTTGTCCACATCCTCTCTGGGGCTCTGGAGAAACATGACGGACCTCTTCTCGTCCTCGAGCATGTCACAGCACGTCCTGACCTATGGCTTCGTCTTTCCGCAGATCTTGGCTTTACTTCAAAGCAATTCTCCGCAGTTCCCTTTCGATATCTAATATAGATTTCAAATTAAATTGCCTCCATTTGGAAGATTAATTCGGAGTTGATTTACGCAATTAGTTAAATAGATTTGATGCTTGGTGATCTTATTCGAGTGATCGCAAGTATTGGCATAAGTCTATCGAAAGGGATGGCGAGATGGCAAAGATCGTAGGCTCGTACTCAAACGATGCTTTGAAAGGCTCGGAGGTAACCGACTACATCTGGGGCCTGCCCGGCAGCGATACGATCGATGGGGGCGGCGGCGACGATTTTGTCGATGGTGGGGCTGAAAGCGACACCCTGACAAGTTCGAACGGCTACGATCGCCTCGACGGCGGTGCCGGTGATGACCAGATCGTTCTCACCGGGACCGGCGGCGCAGTTACCGGAGGCAGCGGTTACGACGGCCTTGTCGTCGACTTCTCGCAAAGCGCAGACCGGATGGTCTTCAACGGTGCCAGCGGCCATGGCTATGCTGGCGACCCGAGCGCCACAAACCGGCACATCTTCTTCCACGATATCGAGTGGCTGCGCCTGCTCGCCGGCAGTGGTGACGACCGGATCACCGGAACTGCCGGGGGCGATCGGATTTCGACCGGTGCCGGCAACGACGTCGTCAATGCGGGCGCGGGACAGGACATCATCACCAATACGGGTGGTCACGACCGTCTCGACGGCGGTGATGGAAATGACCGCTTCGTGCTTGTCGGGACGGGCAGCGCCGTTTTCGGCGGTGCCGGAGACGATACGCTGGCCGTCGACCTCTCGGCATCGGCCGCTCCGGTCGTGTTCAACCTGGAGAATGGTCACGGCATCATCGGATACGGGACGCAGGAGGAGCGGCATCTCTTCATCCAGTACCAGGATGTCGAGTGGATTGTGCTGACGACGGGACGCGGAAGCGATCATATTACGGGTAGCGCACTTGGCGACGTTATCGAGACGGCAGGCGGCAACGATTTCGTCGACGCCGGCGCGGGCGATGACATGATCACCGACGGGCTCGGTGCCAACCGTCTTTTTGGCGGCGACGGCCGCGACCAGATCGTCTCGACACTCTACTCCGCCGAGATCGATGGCGGCGCCGGCCAGGACTGGCTCTATATCAAGGAGACGCAGAGCACGAGCGACCTCACTGTCGATTTCGCTGCCGGTGAGGCCTCGACCGGCACAGTGTTGCGCGGCATAGAGGAGGCAAGCCTCGCGCTTGGCAGCGGCAACGATCGGGTCATCGCGGGTGATCTTACCTATCTCGTGGTCGATGCCGGCGCGGGAAACGATCATCTCGAAGGCGGTGCCAGGCGTGACCGGTTCGATGGCGAGGAGGGCAACGACTACATCGATGCCGGCGCCGGAGACGACATGATAGAGACAGGCGCTGGCGATGACGTGGCTTTTGGCGGCGACGGCAGGGATACGCTTGCCAATGACGGCGGCAGCGACATGCTCGATGGCGGCGCCGGCGATGACTGGCTGCAGGACACCTTTCCCGGCAGCGGCACCCTTGGCGTCGCGTCGATCCTGCGCGGCGGCGCGGGCAACGACACGATCAATGCCCGTTACCTCGGAGAGGTCGATGGCGGCGAAGGCCGGGATCTATTGAACCTCAACTATGGCGGCTTGCCGCAGGTAACCGACTTCGACGCGACACGCGGCGCAACACACACCGGCTTGGCCTTCACCAATGTGGAGTACTTCAACGTCTCATCCGGGCGCTACGACGACGTGCTGCGCGGCGCCGACGACAATGACACCCTCTATTCGTCGAGCGGCAACGATATCCTCGATGGGCGTGGTGGGGACGACACGCTGAGGGGCGCCTCGGAAAACGACCAGCTTTTCGGCGGCGAAGGTGCGGATTTTCTCGACGGCGGCTCGCAGGACGACCTGTTGAGTGGCGGCAATGGCGCCGACCTGTTGAAGGGCGACAGCGGCGCCGACACGTTTCTGTGGTCGTCGGAAACCTCCGGCCAGGCGGGCCTCGATCACATTCTCGATTTCGTTGGCAGGCAGGGCGATCGGATCGCCTTTTCCGAAGAGGCCCAGGACGCCACAGGCATTCACAGCTATGCCGATTTTCTTGCCGCCGCCAGCGATACGACCGACGGCTTGTTCATCGCCTTCAACGGCTCCGATGTCGAAGGCATTCTGATTGAGCATGTTTCGCTCTCGGCTCTCATGGAAAGCGATGTCGTCTTCGGTCTCGGCTGACGGCACGCTAGGCCTCAGCTTTCCGGAGGCCCGCATTCGCCTGCAGCCGCGGCTTCGTTGGCCACCGTGGTCAGGCGTCCATCGATGGGATGACGCCGCCGGTCCATACGCCGTGTCGAGGTCGTGGATGACCGCGAGGAGCCGGGATGCCATGGTTCGCCGATCACGACATTGTTGCCGCCCGCGGCCCTGCCTGCAAGCCACCATCGGAGCGCAAACATGGTTCTGCGATCCACAATCCCCGTGGCAGAAAGGAACCGTCGAAAACACCAACAGACGGGCCAGGAAATGGCTTTCGAGAGAGGTCGATCCCCTGTCGCTCAGCGACTGCGATCTAACCGAAATCTGCAATCATCTGAACGCAACACCGCGCAAATGCCTCGGCTACAAACCACCCGCCGAAGTCTTCCGCCAGAAACGCGCGCGCAGATCAGGCGCACCGGTCAGCCTCTCAAAGCCCGCAGGTCGCGGTTCAGCGTGAACGCAAAGCGCATTGAACTATTGCCCAATGCGACGCTCCTGCATTTCTTCGCCCACAAAGCAATTGTAGTCTGCTCGGTCGTCGACGCGTTGCAACAGTGGCTCGAACCGCTTCAGGTCGCTCACGTTCGGTCCAAGTATCTCGACAATGAGCTTGCTCAGAATAGCCTCCGCAAAATCGCCAGGATCTGAGACTTTCAACAGAAAGGCCCCATCTCCACCGATGACACAATTCTCATAATAAGCGTCGAGGTCCGGAATCGATGCGGAATCCTGACGCGTCAACATGATGGGCAGTCCATCGATCACGATGCCTTGGGCGACAGTCGAATTACGGGCAACGGGTACCGGCACACCGGAGTTGTTCGGCCCATCTCCCGATATGTCGACCACGCGTCGCATTCCCTGGAACGGGCTAGCTAAGAAGAGGTTTCGTGAAAACGCCAGCGTGTTGGAAATCGAGGTGAACGATATCCTCCTCATCGGTTGCTGGCGCAGAGCATCGGCGAATTGGCCCGCAGTGCTGGGGCCATCGATCAGCGTCCAAGGCATGATCTGGACAGCAGAGCCACCCCACTCAACGTATGTCACGGCGATTTTGCCGATAGGCCCGTCCTCTATTGCATTGACGAGTTCGGGCTGGAGAAATGCATTCACATAGCCTTGACGTTGCGCACGCTGTTCGTCGATCTCCATTGAGTAGGAGACATCGACGGCAAGAACCAACTCAAGATCAACGTCAAATTGAGAAAGCTGAGCGGGCGTGCTGCCCCCCAGAAGGCCAAAGCAGACAAGAAGCGCGCATTGCGGTTTCATCGCGATCGGAAGCCCAGTGCACGATCATACTACGCCCGTTCAGCGAGCTCGCAATACAGGGATGCTAGCTCAGATTCAGCACCTGTCCGCTCTTGGCGCACCCACCCATTCCAGACGAAAAGGGGCGGGCCGATGGGCCGGCCGCCCTTCGGAAAGCCAGCTGTGAACCCTTGCCTTGAAGGGTTTCGAACCGCCGACCTCGCTATGCCTGCCAGCAGAGTCCATGAACCCCAAGATTAGGGAATCACACGACAACTCGATCACCATCTCCAGCAGTGCACAGTTCTTCTGTGCCGCGACACCCTCGTTCTCCCGATTCAGGGTGCCAGTTCACTGTCGCGGGCGTTGCGCCGGATAGTCTGGGGCGGCTGTCCGAGTGCCCGCAGAAAAGCCCGGCGCATGCGATCGCTATCGGCGAAGCCGGTTTCCTCCGCGATCACATCCATGGAGTGGCGGCCTTGTTCCATCAGCAGCCGCGCCGCCTCGACGCGCAGGTTCTCCACCGCCTTGGCCGGCGACTGCCCCGTCTCTGACCGGAAGGCGCGGCTGAACTGGCGCGCGCTCAAGCCCGCCGCATCCGCCAGTTCGTCCACCGACAGAACGCTGC encodes the following:
- a CDS encoding calcium-binding protein, translated to MAKIVGSYSNDALKGSEVTDYIWGLPGSDTIDGGGGDDFVDGGAESDTLTSSNGYDRLDGGAGDDQIVLTGTGGAVTGGSGYDGLVVDFSQSADRMVFNGASGHGYAGDPSATNRHIFFHDIEWLRLLAGSGDDRITGTAGGDRISTGAGNDVVNAGAGQDIITNTGGHDRLDGGDGNDRFVLVGTGSAVFGGAGDDTLAVDLSASAAPVVFNLENGHGIIGYGTQEERHLFIQYQDVEWIVLTTGRGSDHITGSALGDVIETAGGNDFVDAGAGDDMITDGLGANRLFGGDGRDQIVSTLYSAEIDGGAGQDWLYIKETQSTSDLTVDFAAGEASTGTVLRGIEEASLALGSGNDRVIAGDLTYLVVDAGAGNDHLEGGARRDRFDGEEGNDYIDAGAGDDMIETGAGDDVAFGGDGRDTLANDGGSDMLDGGAGDDWLQDTFPGSGTLGVASILRGGAGNDTINARYLGEVDGGEGRDLLNLNYGGLPQVTDFDATRGATHTGLAFTNVEYFNVSSGRYDDVLRGADDNDTLYSSSGNDILDGRGGDDTLRGASENDQLFGGEGADFLDGGSQDDLLSGGNGADLLKGDSGADTFLWSSETSGQAGLDHILDFVGRQGDRIAFSEEAQDATGIHSYADFLAAASDTTDGLFIAFNGSDVEGILIEHVSLSALMESDVVFGLG
- a CDS encoding DUF1194 domain-containing protein, whose translation is MKPQCALLVCFGLLGGSTPAQLSQFDVDLELVLAVDVSYSMEIDEQRAQRQGYVNAFLQPELVNAIEDGPIGKIAVTYVEWGGSAVQIMPWTLIDGPSTAGQFADALRQQPMRRISFTSISNTLAFSRNLFLASPFQGMRRVVDISGDGPNNSGVPVPVARNSTVAQGIVIDGLPIMLTRQDSASIPDLDAYYENCVIGGDGAFLLKVSDPGDFAEAILSKLIVEILGPNVSDLKRFEPLLQRVDDRADYNCFVGEEMQERRIGQ